From a region of the Dictyostelium discoideum AX4 chromosome 2 chromosome, whole genome shotgun sequence genome:
- a CDS encoding xeroderma pigmentosum group G family protein (Similar to XPG) encodes MGVPKLWELLQQSGTSIDINALEGKTLAIDASIWIHTFIRTLKNEKGDPMTNAPILGFFRRICKLLSLRVKPIFVFDGGVPYLKRRTIEERRKRRERAEQNIEKNQRRLLLINTIKKQLKDGTLSIKNNEITKSTTTNTTTPSKNNKNKNKNFDSDFDNSIFDELIEQDINNDDDYEFELDSDLEIIPDTDQIQNENNNNNNNNNNNNNNNNNNNNNNNNNNNNNNNNNNNNNNIITINDDDDDNNSDNGIGSDEENEINKIIKEDSLTSFMQLNGITKDTINTSEFKELPEELQLEIIGIIRNEKLIEDKISLIAQQKENQNQNKTTIDFSKRQLISILDKGMLNRKADELLKRIDQQNQGVKMTSQNTSIIFNKTPTKQQGDISTMIKTPPDNKSPMSSLSSKIESGIRISNIPNFVKPSPKKQSPQPNLSLFNNSVYEIQDTKYQIKSKLSDHQMKFNSLINRESPIKTTTTTTTTTPTKTKENFKKFSYQDDFNVNDNDLDFNDNNNNNNNNEDDYSDIFVEPKSKDQSLNKILFTKKNNSNKVENNENNDNSKIIEIINKRNTPFSIEEDSDHDDEHDKGITKSLNSSNENETIEQLRIIRGFMGELDKFNKTNNNNKNNNKNNNKNNKNNKNNNNNNNNNNNNNNNNNNNNNNNNNNNNDDDEDSMGPRDIDIIEEEEEEDSIKGTKNTDEAINLNVNNLKERKVLFNENEKKMNDIISNKSVNRKKDTSFIVEDPNDNNKESIMVVDYDDDGDDIEFIENYDKIKSKQQKEDYDFGGVENEKLINQLLEEDLREQKEFSKIQSNNQKYYTEIENERLIRKILEEDQKRKNNEKIVKENKNEKEDENEKVSNENQDYEFGIENQNLINSLLKEDLVEKEIENENENENENENENENENENENENENENENENENENEKASNEDQDYEFGIENQNLINSLLKDDIVEKENEKEKEKEKEKEKEKEKVGICFS; translated from the coding sequence atgggagTACCAAAATTATGGGAATTATTACAACAATCTGGTACATCAATTGATATAAATGCATTGGAAGGTAAAACCTTAGCTATTGATGCAAGTATTTGGATTCATACATTCATTAGAACCTTAAAGAATGAAAAAGGTGATCCTATGACCAATGCACCAATATTAGGTTTCTTTAGACgtatttgtaaattattatcattacgtGTTAAACCAATCTTTGTATTTGATGGTGGAGTACCATATCTAAAGAGAAGAACTATTGAAGAGAGAAGAAAAAGACGTGAACGTGCTGaacaaaatattgaaaaaaatcaaagaagattacttttaattaatacaattaaaaaacaattaaaagatgGTACTTTatctattaaaaataatgaaataacaaaatcaacaaccaccaacaccactactccttcaaaaaataataaaaataaaaataaaaattttgattcagattttgataattcaatttttgatgaattaattgaacaagatataaataatgatgatgactACGAATTCGAATTAGATAGTGATTTAGAAATTATTCCAGATACtgatcaaattcaaaatgaaaataataataataataataataataataataataataataataataataataataataataataataataataataataataataataataataataataataataataataatataattacaattaatgatgatgatgatgataataatagtgataatggTATAGGATCagatgaagaaaatgaaataaataaaattatcaaagaaGATTCATTAACAAGTTTTATGCAATTGAATGGAATTACAAAGGATACAATTAATACTagtgaatttaaagaattaccAGAGGAATTACAACTTgaaattattggtattattaggAATGAGAAATTGATTGAGGATAAGATTTCATTGATTgcacaacaaaaagaaaatcaaaatcaaaataaaactacAATTGATTTCTCAAAACGTCAATTGATTAGTATTTTAGATAAGGGTATGTTAAATAGAAAAGCTGATGAACTTTTAAAGAGAATTgatcaacaaaatcaagGAGTAAAAATGACAAGTCAAAATAcaagtattatttttaataaaactccAACTAAACAACAAGGTGATATTTCAACTATGATTAAAACACCACCCGATAATAAATCACCAATGTCAAGTTTATCATCAAAGATTGAATCTGGTATtagaatttcaaatattccaAACTTTGTAAAACCATCaccaaaaaaacaatcaccTCAACCAAAcctatctttatttaataatagtgtCTATGAAATACAAGATACAAAAtatcaaattaaatcaaaattatctgATCATCAAATGAagtttaattctttaattaatagaGAATCcccaattaaaacaacaactactacaactacaacaacaccaactaaaacaaaagaaaactttaaaaaattttcatatcAAGATGATTTCAATGTAAATGATAACGATTTAGAtttcaatgataataataataataataataataatgaagatgattaTAGTGATATATTTGTTGaaccaaaatcaaaagatcaatctttgaataaaattttatttacgaaaaaaaataattcaaataaagtagaaaataatgaaaacaatgataatagtaaaattattgaaattataaataaaaggaATACTCCATTCTCAATTGAAGAAGATAGTGATCATGATGATGAACATGATAAAGGTATCACTAAAAGTTTAAATagttcaaatgaaaatgaaacaattgaACAATTAAGAATAATTAGAGGTTTTATGGGTGAACTtgataaattcaataaaacaaataataataataaaaataataataaaaataataataaaaataataaaaataataaaaataataataataataataataataataataataataataataataataataataataataataataataacaataataataatgatgacgatgaagaTAGTATGGGACCAAgagatattgatattattgaagaagaagaagaagaagattcAATTAAAGGGACAAAAAATACTGACGAGGCTATCAATTTGaatgttaataatttaaaagaaagaaaggtattatttaatgaaaatgaaaagaagatgaatgatattatttcaaataaatcagtTAATAGGAAAAAGGATACTAGTTTTATTGTTGAAGATCCAAATGATAACAATAAAGAATCAATAATGGTTGttgattatgatgatgatggtgatgatattgaatttattgaaaattatgataaaattaaaagtaaacaACAAAAGGAAGATTATGATTTTGGTGgtgttgaaaatgaaaaattaattaatcaactATTAGAAGAGGATTTAAGGGAACAAAAGGAGTTTAGtaaaattcaatcaaataatcaaaaatattatacTGAAATAGAAAATGAAAGATTAATAAGAAAAATTTTGGAAGAggatcaaaaaagaaaaaataatgaaaaaattgtaaaagaaaataaaaatgaaaaagaagatgaGAATGAAAAAGTAAGTAATGAAAATCAAGATTATGAATTTGGTATTGAGAATCAAAacttaataaattcattattaaaggAAGATTtagttgaaaaagaaatagaaaatgaaaatgaaaacgaaaatgaaaatgaaaatgaaaatgaaaatgaaaatgaaaatgaaaatgaaaatgaaaatgaaaatgaaaatgaaaatgaaaatgaaaatgaaaaagcaAGTAATGAAGATCAAGATTATGAATTTGGTATTGAGAATCAAAacttaataaattcattattaaaggATGATAtagttgaaaaagaaaatgaaaaagaaaaagaaaaagaaaaagaaaaagaaaaagaaaaagaaaaagtagGTATTTGTTTTAGCTAG
- a CDS encoding unclassified GTPase translates to MVKGNNKPTKLGDTLIKSRNKKLGRTFNEQTIGMFTTDIDPKEERKKLVSNTDTGNNLENFLEITSLEQKVFESEKQNVVVISKTSSTVLSKEEKEKKTNDHQKLMEKHRLYWNSLTIPRRPQWNENTTTEELLELEKEVFYHWRKGIAKLEEEQGLLVTPFEKNAEVWKQLWRVAERSDLLVQIVDCRNPLLFRCPDLEKYVKEINVNKVNLLLVNKADLLTKLQRKKWAKYFESEGVEFRFFSAHKEQVRIEKQRQLQRLIEEGSIDHELFEQEEKKRKEQLAAASIQLTPEETLEDLKIKIYNREEILEEFLKLQPKPLADNRYNNRVVVGLAGYPNVGKSSTINVLYGEKKVAVAATPGKTKYVQTIILDDEIVLLDCPGLVFPTLSTSKADLVCNGLLPIDQLRDFISPVDLICERLPRSHLEEIYRVGIPKPQEHEPQDRPPTANEFLSAYGYMRGFRTVHGAPDQSRAARIVLKDFVNGKLLYCHPPPGFDSIKFQRKTIKGSNLIINNENEFDNNNTTTTTTTTNETQHKISHFGSTSDDLTVTGKKVTYDFNKDNEAKYIYQDQVSALTKDKSKKKKKVINLQKEHIDSNKKDAYTRTQFLHSTTPEAAKLENMSKKEKEENSRKRLEQIKALKQQILQQQQQQQPTTTTTTTTTTTTTTTDEQN, encoded by the exons atggtAAAGGGTAATAATAAGCCAACAAAGTTAGGTGATACcttaattaaatcaagaaATAAGAAACTAGGTAGAACATTCAATGAACAAACCATTGGT atGTTTACAACAGATATTGATCCAAaagaagaaagaaagaaattagTATCAAATACAGATACAGGTAATAATTTAGAGAATTTTTTAGAGATAACATCGTTAGAACAAAAAGTATTTGAAAGTGAGAAACAAAATGTAGTAGTTATAAGTAAAACATCATCTACAGTATTATCAAaagaagagaaagagaaaaagacGAATGATCATCAAAAACTTATGGAAAAACATAGACTCTATTGGAATTCATTGACTATTCCACGTAGACCACAATGGAATGAAAATACCACAACCGAAGAATTGTTAGAATTGGAGAAAGAAGTATTTTATCATTGGAGAAAAGGTATTGCAAAGTTGGAAGAGGAACAAGGTTTATTGGTAACACCATTTGAAAAGAATGCTGAAGTTTGGAAACAATTGTGGCGTGTTGCTGAACGTTCCGATCTTTTAGTACAAATTGTTGATTGTAGaaatccattattatttagatgTCCAGATTTAGAGAAATACGTCAAAGAGATCAATGTTAACAAGGTCAATTTACTCTTGGTCAATAAGGCTGATTTACTTACAAAGTTACAAAGAAAGAAATGGGCAAAATATTTCGAATCTGAAGGTGTAGAGTTTAGATTCTTTTCAGCTCATAAAGAACAAGTACGTATTGAAAAACAAAGACAATTACAACGTTTAATCGAAGAGGGTTCCATTGATCATGAACTCTTTGAACAAGaggaaaagaaaagaaaagaacaATTGGCTGCAGCATCCATTCAATTAACACCAGAGGAAACTCTTGAAGATTTAAAGATTAAAATCTATAATCGTGAAGAGATTTTAGAAGAGTTTTTAAAACTTCAACCAAAACCTTTGGCTGATAATCGTTATAATAATCGTGTTGTCGTTGGTTTAGCAGGTTATCCAAATGTTGGTAAATCTTCAACTATCAATGTTTTATATGGTGAAAAGAAAGTTGCCGTCGCTGCAACTCCTGGTAAAACTAAATATGTTCAAACCATTATACTCGATGATGAAATTGTTCTATTGGATTGTCCTGGTTTGGTTTTTCCAACACTTTCAACTTCAAAAGCAGATTTGGTTTGTAATGGTTTACTTCCAATCGATCAATTACGTGATTTCATTTCACCTGTAGATTTGATTTGTGAACGTTTACCAAGATCACATCTAGAGGAAATCTATCGTGTTGGTATTCCAAAACCACAAGAACATGAACCACAAGATAGACCTCCAACCGCAAATGAATTCTTATCTGCCTATGGTTATATGAGAGGTTTTCGTACTGTTCATGGTGCCCCAGATCAATCTCGTGCTGCTCGTATcgttttaaaagattttgtaaatggtaaattattatattgtcATCCACCACCAGGTTTTGATTCTattaaatttcaaagaaaaacaataaaaggtagtaatttaattattaataatgaaaatgaatttgataataataatactactacaactactactactacaaatGAAACTCAACATAAAATTTCACATTTTGGTTCAACAAGTGATGATTTAACAGTTACTGGTAAAAAAGTTACATATGATTTcaataaagataatgaagcaaaatatatttatcaaGATCAAGTTTCAGCTTTAACAAAAgataaatcaaagaaaaagaaaaaagttataaatttacaaaaagaacacattgattcaaataaaaaagatgcTTATACTCGTACTCAATTCCTTCATTCAACTACTCCTGAAGCTGCtaaattagaaaatatgtccaaaaaagaaaaagaagaaaattcAAGAAAACGTTTAGAACAAATTAAAGctttaaaacaacaaattttacaacaacaacaacaacaacaaccaacaacaacaacaacaacaacaacaacaacaacaacaacaacaactgatgaacaaaattaa